The genomic stretch AAAAGTCAGGAACCGTCGTGCCCTCGACCTTCAGCGCCCCGACCCGCAACCTCGACGTCGTCACCCTGCACGAGATCCTCCGCCTGCGGCAGGACGTGTTCGTGGTGGAACAGGCCTGCGCCTACGACGACATCGACGGCCGCGACCTCGAGCCGGGCACGGTGCAGTTCTGGGCGGGCAGTGGGTCCGTCGACGCCACCCTGCGTCTGCTCCGCGAGCCCGACGGCACCGAGCGGATCGGCCGTGTCGCGACGGCAGCGCACGCCCGTGGCAAGGGCCTCGGCGCCGCGCTCATGCAGGCGGCCATCGCCGAGAGCCGCTCGGAGCGGATCAGCATCAACGCGCAGGCGCACCTCGGCGAGTGGTACGCGCAGTTCGGCTTCGTACGCTCGGGCGAGGACTTCCTCGAGGACGCGATCCCGCACACCCCGATGGTCCGCACCCGCTGACGGCCCCGGTCCGGCGGGCTCAGGCCTGCCAGCGGCGCAGTTCGCCGTAGGACCGGGCCTGGAGCTCCCGGTCCGCGACCAGCCGTTCGAACACGATCGACGTCTGCGTCGTCGCGACGGACGGGTCCCCGCTCAGCTCGTCGGCGACGAAGTCCCGCAGTTGCTCGGTCGACGTGCAGGCGATGTGCACGAGGAAGTCCTTGTCGCCGGCCAGGAACGACACGTCGAGCACCACCGGCACCCGGAGCAGGCGTTTCGCGAACTCCCGCAGCTCGTGCCGGGCGGCGGCGTGCACCCGGACGGAGACCATCGCCTCGATCGAGAACCCGAGTCGGGCGATGTCGACCTCGGCCCGGTACCCGGTGATGATGCCGGCGTCCTCGAGTGCCCGGACCCGCACCAGGCAGGTCGACGGTGCGATGCCAACGGCGGCGGCGAGCCGGTTGTTCGGGATCCGGGCGTCGGAGGCCAGGACCCAGAGGATCCGCTCGTCGACCTCGTCGAGGCGCGGCGGTGGGGCGTCGGGTCGGCGGACGATGCGGTCGGACACGGCACCACCGTAACGCCGGTCACATCGCCAGGGTCATCCCGACCACGGCGACGGTCATCGCGAACACCTCGCCGCTGCGCACGGCGCGACGGTCCTCCCGGGCCCACTCGTACCGGAGCAACCACCCGCTGAAGGCGCAGTAGCCGATCACGCCGGCGCCGAGCACCGCGGTGAGGACCAGGGCGTGGGCGTGCACGCCACCTCCGCCGAGTTCGGACGCGTGCCCCATCAGCAGCATCCCCGCCATCACGACGGCGGAGAGCGCCCGGTGCACGTCCATCGGCTCGGCGCGACGACCGTCCCGCCGACGTCGGCGCATCACGGGCATCGGCGCGAGGAAGAGCAGCAGGGCTGCAGCGATGATCGTCCACGACGGGCCGGCCTGCACGACGGGCATGAGCATCGCGACGAGCATCACGGCCGCGGGGACGATCACACCGGGACGCGGGCGGTACCGGTCGCCGACGATGCAGCACACCGAGGCGAACTGCGGCACGACGAGCATGGCGTCGGCGACGGTCCCGTGCACGGGTGGGGTCAGCCCTCGGTGCGGGCGGCGCGCTCCTGCTTCACGCGCACGTTCTCGGTGCGGACCGCGGCCTGGGTCGAACGCTCCTGCACGAGCCACGCGGGCATGTCCTGCAGGAGCTGCTTGATCTGCTCGGTGGTGAGGACGTCGTCCACGCCGGCGCGGGCGAGTCCGGAGATCGAGACCCCGAGGCGCGCGGCGACGACCGGGCGGGGGTGCGGACCGTCACGACGGAGGTCCTGCAGCCACGTCGGAGGTTCGCTCTGCAGTTCGTCGAACGTCGTGCGAGCGATCGGGCCCGCACGGAACGACTCGGGTGTCGCCGAGAGGAGGATGCCGAGCTTCTTGGCAGCGGTCTCGGGCTTCATGGTCTGTTCCTGGGCCATGGTGACCAGAGTACGGCCCCTATGCTCGGGTGCATGACCGCGCTCTCCATCGCCTTCGTACCCGGGGTCTCCCCCGCCAAGTGGGTACGGGTCTGGCGTCAGCGCCGACCGGACGTCGACCTCGTCCTCATGCCGGTCACCGCGGACGGGGTCCTCGACGCGATCGAGGGCGACGCCGACATGGTCTTCGCCCGGATGCCGGTCCCCGAGCGCGCCGACGGCGACCAGCCGCACGCGATCCCGCTGTGGACCGAGACGGCCGTCGTCGCCGCTCCGAAGGACTCCCCGCTCGCGGACCTCGACGAGGTCACCGAGGCGGACCTCGCCGGCGTCACCGTCCTCGACGCCGGGCCCGTCCCGGCGGACGTCGGGGCAGCGCTCGACCTGGTCGAGGCCAACGTCGGCGTCGTCGTCCTCCCCCAGTCCCTCTTCCGTGCCGAGAGCCGGAAGTCCCTGGTCTCGCGGCCGCTCGCCGGCTCCCCCGGCACCCGCGTCGCACTCGTCTGGCGCGACGAGGACGCCTCGGAGCTCACCGAGGAGTTCATCGGCGTCGTCCGCGGGCGGACCGCGAACAGCTCGCGGCAGCAGCCGGACCAGCCAGGAGGCTCGGATCCCGACGAGCAGGACGGCGCACGACAGAAGGCGGCCGGCAAGGCCTCCGGCAAGGCGCCCGGCGGCAAGGCCACCGCGGCGAACGCCAAGACCGTCGCCAAGCGGAGCGCCACGAAGGGCACCGGCGCGAAGAGCGGCGGCGGCAAGAACTCCACCGGCCGCGGCCGCACCCCGCGCGGCATGTCCGGCAAGCCGAAGCGCGGCTCGAAGGGCAACCGCTGACGATGGACTCCGCGGTGCCCGGCACGACCCCGACTCCGGCTCCGGCTCCGGCTCCGAGCGACGTGCGCCTCGTGCCGATGCCCGGTGAGCGGATGCCGGGCTGGTTGGACCGCTCGATGGCGGACTACGTCGCCTCGCTCATCCGGTCGGGTGAGAGCCCCGAGGCCGCCGAGACGAACATGCGGCAGTCCCTCGAGAAGTGGTTCCCGGGCGGGTCGCCCGCAGCGGGTCACCACGTGTGGGAGTTGACGCTCGCGGACGACACCGTGGTGGGGCAGCTCTGGGTCGGCCCGCTCAGGGCGGGCAGCACCGAGTGGTGGGTCTTCGAGGTCGAGGTCGACGCCGCACACCGACGGCAGGGTCACGCGCGGCGGGGGCTCGAGCTCGCCCACGTCGTCGCCCGGGACGCCGGCGCTACGAGCATCGGGCTCAACGTCTTCGGCTACAACACCGGTGCGCGCCACCTGTATGAGGAGCTCGGGTACGAGGTCGCCGCGGTGCAGATGCGGCTCCCGCTCACCTGAGCGTCAGCCGGACCTCAGTCCGGCCAGATGCCCGAGGTCGCCCGTCGGTGGCTGCCGAGCAGGTGCGTGTCGACGATGCCCAGTGCCTCCATCAGGGCGTGCATCGTGGTCGGCCCGACGAAGGCGAAGCCGCGCTTCCGCAGCGCCTTCGACAGCGCGGTCGACTCCGGGCTGGTGGTCGGGACCTCCGCGGCCGTCCGGGGCCTGGGCGTGTCGTCCGGCCGGAACGACCACACGAAGTCGGCCAGTCCCCCGTCCGCCCGCAGCGCGACGGTGGCGTTCGCGTTGGTGATCGTCGCGGCGATCTTCGCGCGGTTCCGCACGATGCCCGCGTCGCCGAGCAGCCGGGCGACGTCGTCGTCCCCGAACGCTGCGACGGTGTCCGGGTCGAAGTCGGCGAACGCTGCCCGGAACGCGGGCCGTTTCGCCAGGATCGTGCGCCAGGACAGCCCGGACTGGAAGGCCTCGAGCGAGAGCCGCTCGAACACGCCCCGCTCGTCACGGACCGGCATCCCCCACTCGGTGTCGTAGTAGGCACGCAGCATCGGGTCGGTCGACGCCCAGAGCGGTCGGGCGAGGCCGTCGGCACCGGTCACGAGGTCGTCGGTCATCCCCCGATCCTCCCGCAGAACGAGGGGTCAGTCGGCAGGCGGGCCGTCCTCCTGCGCGGCGGGGTCCATCCAGACGTACTCCCAGCGGTGGCCGTCGGGGTCGTTGAAGCTCCGCTGGAACATGAAGCCGAGGTCCATCTCCGGCCGGTCCTCGGTGCCGCCGGCCTCGACGGCCGCGTCGACGATCCGGTGCACCTCGTCCTTCGTCTCGGCGCTGAGGGAGTTGATGACCTCGATGGTGTCCGGCGCGGCGATCGCCTTGTCGGTGAACTCCGAGAACTTCGCGTGCGTCAGGAGCATCACGTACACGGTGTCGCTCACGACGATGCTCGAGGCGGTGTCGTCGCTGAACACCGGGTTGAGCGGGTAGCCGAGCGCCTGGTAGAACGCGGTCGCCCGCGCCAGGTCGGACACCGGCAGGTTGATGAACACCATGGTCGACATGTGGGGTCCCTTCCGTCGTGACCAACCTGGACCCCGGACCGCGCCCACGCAACCGTTCCGTCGTGGAACCGACGTCAGGTCGGCACGGACAGCCGCCGAGCCGGGACGACACCCCGTGCGGACCGCCGTCTCCGCCCACCCACCCGCTCGGTAGGCTCGCCACATGCGCATCCTCGTCCTCAACGGCCCGAACCTGGACATCCTCGGCCGACGGGACCCGGCACAGTACGGCACCGTGACGCTCGCCGACCTCGAGGCCGTCGTCCGCGCCGAGGCCGCCGAGCACGGGCACGAGGTCGACTTCCGCCAGACCAACCGCGAGGGCGAGCTCGTCGACTGGCTGCACGAGGCGCTCGACGACCACGACGCCGTCGTCATCAACCCCGCCGCCTACGCGCACACCTCGGTCGCGCTGCACGACGCGGTCGAGGCACTGAGCGTGCCCGTGGTCGAGGTGCACCTGTCCAACACGTGGAAGCGCGAGCCGTTCCGCCACGTCGACCACGTCGCCACGGCCGCGACCGCGGTCATCGCGGGCGCCGGGGCGGACGGGTACCGCCTGGCGGTCGCGCACGTCGCCGCGTTGCTGCGCGGCTGACCCACCTGGGCGGCTGACGGGTCCAGCCCGGAACACCCCGGCCGGGAGGCCCGTCAGAACTCCGCCGGCCGCCGCACCTCGTCGACGCCCGCCGCCACGAACCCGCCGCGGATGATCGGCATCGCCCGACGGACGGCCTGGTCGATCCGCAGCTCGAGGTCGACGCTCGCGATGTCGTAGCCACCGACGCGCTTGTCGAAGTCCCGCTCGTTGCCGAACACCGCCAGCGGCAGCGTCGTCGACTGGAAGAACCCGAACAGCGGCCGCATCTGGTGCTCGACGAGCAGGGCGTGTCGGTCGCTGCCCCCGGTCGCGGTGAGCAGCACCGGGGTGTCGACCAGGTCGTACTGCCCGATCCAGTCGAAGAAGAGCTTGAACGCCCCGGAGTACGCGGCACGGAAGGCCGGACTGCCGACGACCAGGACGTCCGCGGCCTCGACGGCCTCGAGCGCTGCCCGCGTGGCGTCCGACATGTGCTCGCGGTCGACGGCGGCGCCGAGGTCCGCCAGCAGCGGGCCGATCTCGACGATGACGGTCTCGGCGTCCGGCAGCTCGGCGGCGAGCCGGTCGACGGTCGCGGCGACGAGGGTCGAGGTGCGGGACGGGTCGGACGGGCTGCCGCTGACCCCGACGACGAGGGAACTGCTCATGCGGTCGATGCTCACACGCCCCGCACGCGCCGGTCGCCGATGTGACGACATGTGTCACCCGGCACCGCGCGGACTCCCGGGCCCGCGGGCGTACCGTCCGGCAGATGCAGACCTTCCTGCCGTTCGCCGACTTCCGTGCCTCCGCCGAGGTCCTCGACGACAAGCGCCTCGGCAAGCAGCGGGTCGAGACCCTGCAGGTGATGCGCGCGCTGATCCTGCCGGACTACGGCTGGCAGCACCACCCGGTCACCGCGATGTGGCGGGGGTTCCGGCCGGCCCTGATGGCGTACCAGGACGCCACCTGCCGGGTGTGGCTCGAGCGCGGGCACGCCGACACCTGTCTCGAGAAGACCCTGGCGGACCTGGCACTCGTGCCGGAGGACCTGGCGGCCTACGAGCGGGGTGACTTCGAGGTGCCCTCGTGGAACACCGACGAGCGGGTACACCTGTCGCACCGCTCGAAGCTCGTGCAGAAGGCGCCGGAGCACTACCGGCCGCTGTTCCCCGACGTGCCGGACGACCTCGACTACCTGTGGCCCGGCACGGTGGAGCACCGCACGACCGCCTGAGTGGGACCGGGTCCGCCGCACCCCGGGGGGAACGGGACACATCGTTCAGGGGTCGATGGTCCCGGAGGCCGCGGCGGACCCGGTCGTTCCGGGACGACCCGGCAGGGGCCGGTGTCCCGGCCGGACGCGCATCAGGGGATGCGTCCGGTCCAGCGCACCGCCGGGAGGGACGGTGCAGGTCGAGAGGTCAGTTCCGGTCGAGGTCTCCCCGGTACCGATCGGACTCGGTCGGCGCAGCCATCGCGTGGCCGGCGCGCGCGAGCCGCGCGGGCAGGAGTGCGCTGGCCAGGGTCGCGAGGACGCCGACGAGGGCGACGACCGCGAGCGGACCGGCGTCGAGGCCGTGCGCGGAACCGACGGCGAGCGCCAGGACCGTCGCCGGTGCGGGCAGGAGCTGGACCGCACGGAAGCGGTCGTCCTGCGTCACCGGGGTGGTCGTCACGTTCGCCATGCCTCCACTCTGGTCGAGAGTGCTTGTCCGCAATAGAGGGGACACGTCCCCAGACCTGGAGTAGAACGTCTAGTACACCTCGTCAGGCGAGCGACCGGACGGCCGAGACGGCGGCGACCACGGCCTCCACGACGGCCGTCGCGTCCGCGGTCGTGAGCGTCGCGTCGAACGTCAGCCGGACTGCGGACCGGGCCAGGTCGTCCGGGAGGCCCAGCGCGGTCAGCACGTGCGAGGCCTCGGTGCTGCCCGCGG from Curtobacterium sp. MCLR17_032 encodes the following:
- a CDS encoding GNAT family N-acetyltransferase, whose product is MPSTFSAPTRNLDVVTLHEILRLRQDVFVVEQACAYDDIDGRDLEPGTVQFWAGSGSVDATLRLLREPDGTERIGRVATAAHARGKGLGAALMQAAIAESRSERISINAQAHLGEWYAQFGFVRSGEDFLEDAIPHTPMVRTR
- a CDS encoding Lrp/AsnC family transcriptional regulator — its product is MSDRIVRRPDAPPPRLDEVDERILWVLASDARIPNNRLAAAVGIAPSTCLVRVRALEDAGIITGYRAEVDIARLGFSIEAMVSVRVHAAARHELREFAKRLLRVPVVLDVSFLAGDKDFLVHIACTSTEQLRDFVADELSGDPSVATTQTSIVFERLVADRELQARSYGELRRWQA
- a CDS encoding DUF5997 family protein, with translation MAQEQTMKPETAAKKLGILLSATPESFRAGPIARTTFDELQSEPPTWLQDLRRDGPHPRPVVAARLGVSISGLARAGVDDVLTTEQIKQLLQDMPAWLVQERSTQAAVRTENVRVKQERAARTEG
- a CDS encoding LysR family transcriptional regulator substrate-binding protein, with product MTALSIAFVPGVSPAKWVRVWRQRRPDVDLVLMPVTADGVLDAIEGDADMVFARMPVPERADGDQPHAIPLWTETAVVAAPKDSPLADLDEVTEADLAGVTVLDAGPVPADVGAALDLVEANVGVVVLPQSLFRAESRKSLVSRPLAGSPGTRVALVWRDEDASELTEEFIGVVRGRTANSSRQQPDQPGGSDPDEQDGARQKAAGKASGKAPGGKATAANAKTVAKRSATKGTGAKSGGGKNSTGRGRTPRGMSGKPKRGSKGNR
- a CDS encoding GNAT family N-acetyltransferase, which codes for MPGTTPTPAPAPAPSDVRLVPMPGERMPGWLDRSMADYVASLIRSGESPEAAETNMRQSLEKWFPGGSPAAGHHVWELTLADDTVVGQLWVGPLRAGSTEWWVFEVEVDAAHRRQGHARRGLELAHVVARDAGATSIGLNVFGYNTGARHLYEELGYEVAAVQMRLPLT
- a CDS encoding DNA-3-methyladenine glycosylase I; the encoded protein is MTDDLVTGADGLARPLWASTDPMLRAYYDTEWGMPVRDERGVFERLSLEAFQSGLSWRTILAKRPAFRAAFADFDPDTVAAFGDDDVARLLGDAGIVRNRAKIAATITNANATVALRADGGLADFVWSFRPDDTPRPRTAAEVPTTSPESTALSKALRKRGFAFVGPTTMHALMEALGIVDTHLLGSHRRATSGIWPD
- a CDS encoding VOC family protein, whose amino-acid sequence is MSTMVFINLPVSDLARATAFYQALGYPLNPVFSDDTASSIVVSDTVYVMLLTHAKFSEFTDKAIAAPDTIEVINSLSAETKDEVHRIVDAAVEAGGTEDRPEMDLGFMFQRSFNDPDGHRWEYVWMDPAAQEDGPPAD
- the aroQ gene encoding type II 3-dehydroquinate dehydratase, producing MRILVLNGPNLDILGRRDPAQYGTVTLADLEAVVRAEAAEHGHEVDFRQTNREGELVDWLHEALDDHDAVVINPAAYAHTSVALHDAVEALSVPVVEVHLSNTWKREPFRHVDHVATAATAVIAGAGADGYRLAVAHVAALLRG
- a CDS encoding NAD(P)H-dependent oxidoreductase, translated to MSSSLVVGVSGSPSDPSRTSTLVAATVDRLAAELPDAETVIVEIGPLLADLGAAVDREHMSDATRAALEAVEAADVLVVGSPAFRAAYSGAFKLFFDWIGQYDLVDTPVLLTATGGSDRHALLVEHQMRPLFGFFQSTTLPLAVFGNERDFDKRVGGYDIASVDLELRIDQAVRRAMPIIRGGFVAAGVDEVRRPAEF
- a CDS encoding MSMEG_6728 family protein, which encodes MQTFLPFADFRASAEVLDDKRLGKQRVETLQVMRALILPDYGWQHHPVTAMWRGFRPALMAYQDATCRVWLERGHADTCLEKTLADLALVPEDLAAYERGDFEVPSWNTDERVHLSHRSKLVQKAPEHYRPLFPDVPDDLDYLWPGTVEHRTTA